Proteins found in one Vallitalea guaymasensis genomic segment:
- a CDS encoding RNA polymerase sigma factor, which produces MYKMDNCNDDLYQYLFDKYYRLVYTTAYRIVKNKEDCEEITQDAFSIGFKNMNKIKNFDHFRNYILKAAYNLAITRAKKNTARNNLFPTTINEEISSDKDTIGEAFEDIYVEQIMDKLPHVDREVMLLSIQGYKVREIAQLLSISVPNAKVKLHRTRKLLMQNMKGELIYEKQQQQQQKQSV; this is translated from the coding sequence ATGTACAAGATGGATAACTGTAACGATGATTTGTATCAATACTTGTTTGATAAATATTATAGACTTGTTTATACAACTGCATATAGAATCGTAAAGAATAAGGAAGACTGTGAGGAAATAACTCAAGACGCTTTTAGCATTGGCTTTAAGAATATGAACAAAATTAAGAATTTTGACCATTTTAGAAATTATATATTAAAAGCTGCTTATAATCTAGCAATTACAAGAGCTAAGAAAAACACTGCTCGTAACAATCTATTTCCTACAACCATCAATGAGGAAATTAGTAGCGATAAAGATACTATAGGAGAGGCTTTTGAAGATATTTACGTAGAACAAATCATGGACAAGTTACCTCATGTTGACAGAGAGGTAATGTTGTTAAGCATTCAGGGGTATAAAGTTAGGGAAATTGCTCAACTATTAAGCATATCTGTACCAAATGCAAAAGTCAAATTGCATAGGACAAGAAAATTACTAATGCAGAATATGAAGGGGGAGTTAATTTATGAGAAACAACAACAACAGCAACAAAAACAAAGCGTATAG
- a CDS encoding glycoside hydrolase family 35 protein, with protein MAIFEIKNKEFHYNGEPIRIISGAIHYFRTVPEYWEDRLKKLKACGFNTVETYVAWNIHEPKEGEFNFEGIADITRFVKTAEELGLMVIIRPGPYICAEWELGGLPSWLLKYTDIELRCYNRTYLDKVDSFYNKLLPLLKPLLCTNGGPIIAFQIENEYGSYGNDKKYLNYLREGLINRGIDVMLFTSDGPTDIMLQGGTLPEIYKTANFGSRPEEAFDKLKEYEKKGPMMCMEFWNGWFDHWGSEHHTREPQDVAKDLDSMLGMNGNVNFYMFHGGTNFGFYNGANYDKGKLLPTTTSYDYDALLTEAGDMTEKYYAVKNTIASYFNIPDDLEVENTKKIAYGKVKMEEQAELFEHLNILSNPVENAAPLPMEKLDQNYGFTLYRTKVTGPKGNVKLTINKCNDRGIIYLDGKFQGIIDRTEQGDKKLDIIIDKEEMVLDILVENLGRVNYGTLLGEYNGITENVLLDYQQQFGWVMYPIELNNIDGIQYSNIKEQTTPCFYRGSFNIDEIADTFILMDKWKKGVVYINGFNLGRYWEKAPQRTLYVPGPLLRMGKNEVVIFELHGHDGDDVTLTDRPKFD; from the coding sequence ATGGCTATATTTGAAATAAAAAACAAAGAGTTTCATTATAATGGGGAACCTATAAGAATCATATCAGGAGCGATTCATTATTTTAGAACAGTGCCTGAATATTGGGAAGATCGATTGAAGAAGTTGAAGGCTTGTGGATTCAATACGGTTGAGACATATGTGGCTTGGAATATTCATGAACCAAAAGAAGGAGAATTCAATTTTGAAGGTATAGCAGATATAACAAGATTTGTAAAAACAGCTGAAGAATTAGGGCTAATGGTAATAATTCGTCCAGGACCTTATATCTGTGCAGAATGGGAATTAGGTGGGTTGCCTAGTTGGTTATTAAAATATACTGACATAGAATTAAGATGCTATAACAGAACATATCTTGATAAAGTGGATTCTTTTTATAACAAACTTCTACCATTATTGAAACCATTGTTATGCACTAATGGTGGTCCAATAATAGCTTTTCAGATAGAAAATGAATATGGAAGTTACGGTAACGATAAAAAATATTTGAATTATCTAAGAGAAGGTCTGATAAATAGAGGTATTGATGTAATGCTGTTCACCTCAGATGGACCTACGGATATAATGCTTCAAGGAGGAACATTGCCTGAAATCTATAAGACTGCAAATTTTGGTTCTCGTCCAGAAGAAGCTTTTGATAAGCTGAAAGAATATGAGAAAAAAGGTCCAATGATGTGTATGGAATTCTGGAATGGCTGGTTTGACCATTGGGGTAGTGAACATCATACAAGAGAGCCACAAGATGTAGCTAAAGATCTTGATTCAATGCTAGGGATGAATGGAAATGTCAATTTCTATATGTTCCATGGTGGAACTAATTTTGGATTCTATAATGGTGCTAATTATGACAAGGGAAAACTATTACCAACTACAACAAGTTACGATTATGATGCTCTGTTGACTGAAGCAGGAGATATGACAGAAAAATATTATGCTGTTAAAAATACCATAGCTTCTTATTTTAATATCCCTGATGATTTAGAAGTTGAAAACACTAAGAAGATAGCTTATGGAAAAGTAAAGATGGAGGAGCAAGCTGAGTTATTTGAACACTTGAATATATTATCTAACCCTGTTGAGAATGCAGCTCCATTACCAATGGAAAAACTGGATCAAAATTATGGTTTCACATTATATAGAACAAAAGTGACTGGTCCAAAAGGTAATGTAAAACTAACAATCAATAAATGCAATGATAGAGGTATCATTTATCTGGATGGGAAGTTCCAAGGTATCATTGATAGAACTGAGCAAGGTGATAAAAAGCTGGATATTATCATTGATAAAGAGGAAATGGTATTAGATATACTTGTAGAAAATCTGGGAAGAGTAAACTATGGTACTCTTCTAGGTGAATACAATGGTATAACTGAAAATGTACTCCTTGATTACCAACAGCAATTTGGTTGGGTCATGTATCCAATAGAGCTTAATAATATTGATGGTATACAGTATAGTAATATTAAAGAACAAACTACTCCATGTTTTTATAGAGGTTCATTTAATATAGATGAGATAGCGGATACTTTCATATTAATGGATAAATGGAAAAAGGGTGTAGTCTACATTAATGGATTCAACTTAGGCAGATATTGGGAAAAAGCACCACAGAGAACATTATATGTACCAGGACCATTACTAAGAATGGGTAAGAATGAAGTTGTAATATTTGAATTGCATGGACATGATGGTGATGATGTAACATTGACTGATAGACCAAAATTTGATTAG
- a CDS encoding AraC family transcriptional regulator, translated as MDKTIIVDLNDINPLVRQAGFQKDNWPDHERKIYDYEMFYCNKGEAYMTIKGNYKHIKKGTLVLVKPNTPTRLWFDKKQTPEIYWIHFDFIYFDGDQHINKYLTEKSHLLFSDRLPDDYLIRPNIILSNGLEFPDYLVVKNPEKIKHLYMSIIDSYKSKHFYWQFDCKIYLLQLFKCILEQICPDVEPPINTQKDITNLILEYIKHHYYEKLTLEEISNYIGLSKDYISKIFKSNTGKSIITYLNMYRIKKAKQLLIFSSLTIKEISEVIGYNDQYYFSKQMKKLTGYSPISFRKNNIRE; from the coding sequence ATGGATAAGACTATAATTGTTGATTTGAATGACATAAATCCACTTGTGCGACAAGCTGGTTTCCAAAAAGATAATTGGCCAGATCATGAGCGTAAAATCTACGATTATGAGATGTTTTACTGTAATAAAGGCGAAGCCTATATGACTATCAAAGGTAATTACAAACATATAAAAAAAGGCACCCTCGTATTGGTAAAACCTAATACCCCTACTAGATTATGGTTTGATAAAAAACAAACTCCTGAAATATATTGGATTCATTTTGACTTCATCTATTTTGATGGAGATCAGCACATTAATAAATATCTTACTGAAAAAAGTCATTTGTTATTTAGCGATCGCCTGCCAGATGATTATTTAATCAGACCTAATATCATATTATCCAATGGTTTGGAGTTCCCAGATTATCTAGTAGTCAAGAATCCTGAAAAAATAAAGCACTTGTATATGTCAATAATCGATTCTTATAAGTCAAAACATTTTTACTGGCAATTTGATTGCAAGATCTATTTGCTGCAACTTTTCAAGTGTATCCTAGAACAAATATGCCCAGATGTGGAACCACCCATCAATACTCAAAAAGATATTACTAACCTGATTCTTGAGTATATCAAACACCATTATTATGAAAAATTGACTCTTGAGGAAATCTCTAATTATATTGGTCTAAGTAAAGATTATATAAGCAAGATATTCAAGTCCAATACAGGTAAAAGCATTATTACATATCTTAATATGTATCGTATAAAGAAAGCTAAACAACTTCTCATATTTAGCAGCCTAACCATTAAAGAGATATCAGAAGTCATTGGATATAATGACCAATACTACTTTAGTAAACAAATGAAAAAACTTACGGGATATTCCCCCATAAGCTTTCGTAAAAATAATATAAGAGAATAG
- a CDS encoding S-layer homology domain-containing protein, which produces MRKVLKRVMATVLCILTLSQGIYANELVAVKEKETDSSILKVDEIAEIVKKELKIGKEFEVEDSSLSTDDYYLKKVWNLIFESDDKNIQVRADAETGKIIEFEHWGRNDGEVLKYTKDQVKKTAEKYIDDNYADIKKELVEIDEDKFNRYISYYGRDNYVFIYARKMNNEIFKDNYISISVSGITGEITGFKFVWDDSKYTKKNGEISEKEARAIFEKEDALKLKYIKVNKEDDKNTILTLKPVYYYEMMNSGLLDSVSKKFYNVEDIYSYNGDEIVYNGATKSEKQADGLDMGREMIPEEGAISREQAQKTILEKISKITDTKNLDIKRSNYQGWYNGINGKFWNMTLQNDEDNLYVNVTLDADSGKILRINYNKHSYRNDDSINRLKLELASGELTKEDFEMKAKLMLAAGEITKEQYDNRSKDIEENAKIDTDALNKKAQSIMSDMFPNIDKKEYSIDIEPSQDEKVKAYVKGTRVINDIEYSRNGFSMEFDVETKEVVRFSFDWFYNIEVEEPKTIIAKDKASKIFYDQVGFEKELIQLKDKDKEEKENVLLPLKDLALVYKLKPYRFSYIDVENGKLLDYSGEEYKDNDEVEYFTDIKGNKYEQSIKLMNKMGFIRETNDKFSPNATLTKKDAIKWIVLTLSRQYEYIPSAKRNYFGNDEISFKDIDEDDEYYRYVVDAVRMNIIEDGKYFNKNHKVTLMEMTKWIINGMGQKDLAEYTDIFAKEEGVANDDQGYIGLAKYYKLIENTANIKKTKSKAETIDILYDFIANLEESNK; this is translated from the coding sequence ATGAGAAAAGTGTTGAAGAGAGTTATGGCAACCGTATTATGCATTTTAACGTTGTCACAAGGAATTTATGCTAATGAATTAGTTGCTGTGAAAGAAAAAGAAACGGATAGCAGCATATTGAAAGTGGATGAAATTGCAGAAATAGTAAAGAAAGAATTAAAAATAGGTAAAGAGTTTGAAGTAGAAGATTCAAGTTTGTCTACTGATGATTATTATCTTAAAAAAGTATGGAACTTAATATTTGAATCAGATGATAAGAATATTCAGGTTAGAGCTGATGCTGAAACAGGCAAAATCATCGAGTTTGAACATTGGGGTAGAAACGATGGTGAAGTTTTAAAATATACTAAGGACCAAGTCAAAAAAACAGCTGAAAAGTATATTGATGATAATTATGCTGATATAAAGAAGGAACTAGTTGAGATAGATGAAGATAAGTTCAATAGATATATTTCTTATTATGGAAGAGATAATTATGTATTTATTTATGCTAGAAAAATGAACAATGAAATATTCAAAGATAATTATATATCAATCTCAGTATCTGGAATAACTGGTGAAATCACTGGATTCAAGTTTGTTTGGGATGATAGTAAATACACTAAGAAAAATGGTGAGATCTCTGAAAAAGAGGCAAGAGCTATTTTTGAAAAAGAAGATGCACTGAAATTAAAATATATAAAAGTAAACAAAGAAGATGATAAAAATACTATATTAACTCTAAAACCTGTTTATTATTATGAGATGATGAATTCTGGTCTTCTTGATTCAGTATCAAAAAAATTCTACAATGTTGAAGACATATACTCATATAATGGAGATGAGATAGTTTATAATGGAGCAACAAAGAGCGAAAAGCAAGCTGATGGTCTAGATATGGGTAGAGAAATGATACCTGAAGAAGGTGCAATCTCTAGAGAACAAGCTCAAAAGACTATCTTAGAGAAAATATCAAAAATAACAGATACCAAGAATCTTGATATTAAACGTAGTAACTATCAAGGTTGGTATAATGGAATAAACGGTAAATTCTGGAATATGACTTTACAGAACGATGAAGATAACTTATATGTAAATGTAACATTAGATGCAGATTCTGGTAAGATATTAAGAATAAATTATAATAAACATTCTTACAGGAATGATGACTCAATCAATAGATTGAAATTAGAGTTAGCTTCTGGAGAATTGACAAAAGAAGATTTTGAAATGAAAGCAAAACTCATGTTAGCTGCAGGTGAAATAACAAAAGAGCAATATGACAATAGGTCAAAAGATATTGAAGAGAATGCTAAAATAGATACTGATGCTCTAAATAAAAAAGCGCAAAGTATTATGAGTGATATGTTCCCTAATATAGATAAGAAGGAATATTCTATTGATATAGAACCATCACAAGATGAAAAAGTAAAGGCATATGTAAAAGGTACAAGAGTAATTAATGATATTGAATATAGTAGAAATGGTTTTTCTATGGAATTTGATGTAGAGACTAAGGAAGTTGTAAGATTCTCATTTGACTGGTTCTACAATATAGAAGTTGAAGAACCAAAAACTATTATTGCTAAAGATAAAGCAAGTAAGATATTTTATGACCAAGTTGGTTTTGAGAAAGAGTTAATACAATTAAAAGATAAGGACAAAGAAGAAAAAGAAAATGTTTTATTACCATTAAAAGATTTAGCCCTAGTCTATAAATTGAAGCCATACAGATTCTCATATATTGATGTTGAAAATGGTAAATTATTAGATTATAGCGGAGAAGAATACAAAGATAATGATGAGGTGGAGTATTTTACAGATATAAAAGGTAATAAATATGAACAATCAATAAAACTTATGAACAAGATGGGATTCATAAGAGAAACTAACGATAAATTTTCACCTAATGCAACATTAACTAAAAAAGATGCAATCAAATGGATTGTTCTAACACTATCAAGACAATATGAGTATATACCAAGTGCTAAACGAAATTACTTTGGTAATGATGAAATCAGCTTCAAAGATATAGATGAAGATGATGAATATTATAGATATGTAGTTGATGCTGTAAGAATGAATATTATTGAAGATGGTAAGTACTTCAATAAAAATCATAAAGTAACTTTAATGGAAATGACAAAATGGATTATCAATGGTATGGGACAGAAAGATTTAGCTGAGTATACAGATATTTTTGCTAAAGAAGAAGGTGTAGCAAATGATGATCAAGGTTATATTGGATTAGCTAAATATTACAAACTAATTGAAAACACTGCTAATATCAAAAAAACTAAATCAAAAGCAGAGACAATTGATATTCTATATGATTTTATTGCTAATCTAGAAGAAAGTAATAAATAA
- a CDS encoding DUF2812 domain-containing protein has product MKKFKIFVNFDKEEKWLNEMARNGWQLKGKSTRYRFCKGEPEDTVIKVDYRVFNKRDAYEDYLMLFKDSGWEHICGNRSCGAQYFKRIDESSDSDIFSDLSSKAGRYKRLSNVWMSLAMCYLTIFISFCLSNTIDINALLHPKLLYYTPGLWERSGAAFWKAFLIETPIVLLRGFIWYLIPVFFIAFVIFALLSEKEYRKMKKVTIAK; this is encoded by the coding sequence ATGAAGAAATTTAAGATATTCGTGAATTTTGATAAGGAAGAAAAATGGTTGAATGAAATGGCTAGGAATGGATGGCAGTTGAAGGGGAAATCAACAAGATACAGATTTTGTAAAGGAGAGCCAGAGGATACGGTTATTAAGGTTGATTATAGAGTTTTTAATAAGAGGGATGCTTATGAAGATTATTTGATGTTGTTTAAAGATAGTGGTTGGGAACATATTTGTGGAAATCGTTCTTGTGGAGCTCAATATTTTAAGAGAATTGATGAAAGTAGTGATTCTGATATATTTTCTGATCTTTCATCAAAAGCTGGTAGATATAAAAGGTTATCTAATGTATGGATGTCTTTAGCAATGTGCTATTTGACTATTTTTATATCATTTTGCTTATCGAATACTATTGATATAAATGCACTTCTACACCCAAAGTTATTATATTATACACCAGGATTATGGGAGAGGTCGGGAGCAGCTTTTTGGAAAGCATTTCTTATTGAGACACCTATTGTACTATTAAGAGGTTTTATATGGTATTTAATTCCTGTTTTCTTTATAGCATTTGTTATTTTTGCATTATTATCGGAGAAAGAGTATAGAAAAATGAAAAAGGTTACTATAGCAAAATAA
- a CDS encoding PadR family transcriptional regulator codes for MKKNKELPLTETVYYILLALNEPAHGYLIMQKVEELSDGQVRLAAGTLYGAIENLLKLGFIMPVKSEDKRRKVYLITDKGREILLLDYKRMQHIIKITERSLGMGGSDTDEEI; via the coding sequence ATGAAAAAGAATAAGGAGCTTCCTCTTACGGAGACGGTTTATTATATACTTTTGGCATTGAATGAGCCGGCTCATGGATATTTGATTATGCAAAAGGTGGAAGAGTTAAGTGATGGGCAAGTTAGATTAGCGGCTGGGACTTTGTATGGAGCCATTGAGAATTTATTGAAGTTAGGATTTATTATGCCTGTAAAGAGTGAGGATAAGAGAAGAAAGGTATATTTAATTACTGATAAGGGTAGAGAGATATTGCTTCTTGATTATAAGAGGATGCAGCATATTATAAAGATAACGGAAAGAAGTCTTGGGATGGGAGGTAGTGATACTGATGAAGAAATTTAA
- a CDS encoding Pr6Pr family membrane protein — MKKIDKLLIYRIVFAVIGWIGLFGHFIFKVMNRGAGTSVGGALLDSVSHYTIQTNILVLVWFTIAIVARLTNRDFKILSSFYKGAITLYISFTFVIYAVLLSGLWAPEGIEALLAFISHYITPVAFMIDWVFYEFKGHKEDRYEWRNVVKWLVYPLVYLGYLLIYGGMTGRYFYPFLYVPKIGWDGLVVSVVVLCGCYIVAGGVYIAVGRVIGKRVDK; from the coding sequence ATGAAGAAGATTGATAAGTTACTTATATATCGTATAGTTTTTGCGGTAATAGGTTGGATTGGATTATTTGGACATTTTATATTCAAGGTCATGAATAGAGGTGCTGGAACAAGTGTAGGTGGAGCTTTATTGGATTCGGTAAGTCATTATACTATTCAGACTAATATTTTAGTTTTGGTGTGGTTTACTATTGCTATTGTTGCTAGGTTGACTAATAGGGATTTTAAGATATTGAGTTCTTTTTATAAAGGTGCAATAACTTTGTATATATCTTTTACATTTGTTATTTATGCTGTATTATTGAGTGGATTGTGGGCGCCAGAGGGAATAGAGGCTTTGTTGGCTTTTATTAGTCATTATATTACGCCTGTGGCTTTTATGATAGATTGGGTGTTTTATGAATTTAAGGGACATAAGGAAGATAGGTATGAGTGGAGGAATGTTGTAAAGTGGTTGGTGTATCCTTTGGTTTATTTGGGGTATTTATTGATTTATGGGGGGATGACTGGAAGGTATTTTTATCCTTTTTTATATGTGCCTAAGATTGGTTGGGATGGATTAGTGGTTTCTGTTGTTGTTTTGTGTGGGTGTTATATTGTAGCTGGGGGAGTTTATATTGCAGTAGGTAGGGTTATTGGTAAAAGGGTGGATAAATGA
- a CDS encoding AraC family transcriptional regulator: MSVKRILIICNLLKQVFGVDIVYIEGNKCFTLNGNEANIEQDIYDVSKMEYGMNEYYIDNIDDKNYLYVNDGSGIKLVVGPFLISSINDSGENENTKILSISEIDNIAVTSISLLKNQQIEQIKCVKHIDDKEKLTRIKPEIIPYSEVINMVFEIEKELSHAVQEGRTFEAITHMEKLMSFKLNKGLDTLDHFKRYAMIFSSNLRKTIIAGGVTPIEAIGISDTFVKDISGISSIVELKKRIYLLVEDYCKAVESSGFPDCSKIIKDICQYVKVHYGESISTKTLADLFHINSSHLSRQFKKEVKMTVTEYIQHVRIEEAKFLIKLGKYTMTEIAGLVGFNDSQYFSNVFKKVEGITPRDFS, from the coding sequence ATGAGCGTAAAAAGGATTTTAATAATATGTAATCTATTAAAGCAAGTTTTTGGAGTGGATATTGTTTATATAGAAGGGAATAAATGTTTTACCCTTAATGGTAACGAGGCAAATATTGAACAGGATATATATGATGTCAGTAAGATGGAATATGGTATGAATGAATATTATATTGATAATATAGATGATAAAAACTATTTGTATGTTAATGATGGGAGTGGTATAAAATTAGTTGTTGGACCGTTTCTGATAAGTAGTATAAATGATAGTGGAGAAAATGAAAATACTAAAATATTGAGTATTAGTGAAATTGATAATATTGCGGTGACAAGTATATCATTATTGAAAAACCAACAAATCGAGCAGATAAAATGTGTCAAGCATATAGATGACAAAGAAAAGCTTACAAGGATTAAGCCAGAGATAATACCATATTCAGAAGTGATAAATATGGTTTTTGAAATAGAGAAAGAATTATCTCATGCAGTACAGGAAGGGCGTACGTTTGAGGCTATAACACATATGGAAAAGCTCATGTCATTCAAATTAAATAAAGGATTAGACACCTTGGACCATTTTAAAAGATATGCTATGATTTTTAGTTCTAATCTTAGAAAAACTATTATTGCAGGAGGAGTTACACCAATAGAGGCTATAGGGATTAGTGATACATTTGTAAAAGATATCTCTGGTATATCCAGTATAGTTGAATTGAAGAAAAGAATCTATTTATTGGTAGAAGATTATTGTAAAGCTGTCGAGAGTTCAGGGTTTCCTGATTGCAGTAAGATAATAAAGGATATATGCCAATATGTAAAAGTACATTATGGAGAGAGTATCAGTACTAAGACCTTAGCGGACTTGTTCCATATTAATTCTTCACATCTTTCAAGACAATTCAAGAAGGAAGTGAAAATGACGGTAACAGAATATATACAGCATGTAAGAATAGAAGAAGCAAAGTTTCTTATAAAATTAGGTAAATATACTATGACTGAAATAGCGGGGTTAGTGGGTTTTAATGATTCTCAGTATTTTAGTAATGTTTTTAAGAAGGTAGAAGGGATAACTCCAAGAGATTTTAGTTGA
- a CDS encoding ATP-dependent metallopeptidase FtsH/Yme1/Tma family protein, translating into MKNKKLVIIVISVLILIASVTTFLLTKKEYEEMTYNEFVNYVEQSSVGEVTIIDDNTLYVKLKDNDKTVYKVPNPLKDGFKEYLLLQDIKVGAGSSSGLEKTFQTVGVGLLLIGVLWYIRKGSGNNKQVIVDANKNKINNNNVVNFSNVAGNEEAKDLVGDIIDFIKTPEKYSSMGARMPRGVLLYGPPGTGKTLMAKAVAGEADVPYYAVSGSDFIQMYVGVGASRIRQLFKKAKKSEKAVIFIDEIDAIGKTRAGKASASNDERDQTLNALLTEMSGFNDNEGIVVIAATNRIDTLDPALLRPGRFDRQIEIGLPDYNARRAIISLHAKNKPIHDTVDIDSIAKDTVYFSGAMLENLMNEAAIITANSNEKAIRKQHIDKAFYTVIAGAEKKDRSNITDKDRQITAYHEAGHALMTKLLLPDNIISKVTIIPSTRGAGGFSMSIPKDKMYQSKKEIISNIKVLLAGRVAEEIIFGEDGVTTGASNDIEKASNLIKDYIVKYGMDDKFGLFNFESANVNDTAIIDQCREEIKKAYISAKDTLEKNKEYLSRIASMLIEKETIDNNDIDEICA; encoded by the coding sequence GTGAAAAATAAGAAGTTGGTTATTATAGTGATTAGCGTTCTTATATTGATAGCATCTGTTACAACGTTTTTATTAACTAAAAAAGAATATGAAGAAATGACATATAATGAGTTTGTTAACTATGTTGAACAAAGTTCCGTTGGGGAAGTAACTATAATTGATGATAACACGTTGTATGTTAAGTTGAAAGATAATGACAAAACAGTATATAAAGTTCCAAATCCCTTGAAGGATGGCTTCAAAGAATATCTGTTATTACAGGATATTAAAGTAGGAGCTGGAAGTAGTTCTGGGCTTGAAAAAACTTTTCAGACTGTTGGTGTTGGATTGCTTCTTATTGGAGTATTATGGTATATCAGAAAAGGTTCAGGCAATAACAAACAAGTCATAGTTGATGCCAATAAGAATAAGATAAATAATAACAATGTAGTCAATTTCAGCAATGTGGCTGGAAATGAAGAAGCAAAAGATTTAGTAGGAGATATTATTGATTTTATTAAGACACCTGAAAAATACTCTTCAATGGGAGCTAGAATGCCTAGAGGTGTATTATTATATGGTCCACCAGGAACAGGTAAAACCCTTATGGCTAAAGCTGTTGCTGGAGAGGCAGACGTACCTTATTATGCAGTAAGTGGTTCTGATTTTATACAGATGTATGTAGGGGTTGGTGCCAGCAGGATAAGACAATTATTCAAAAAAGCCAAAAAAAGCGAAAAAGCAGTTATTTTTATAGACGAGATTGATGCAATCGGTAAGACAAGAGCAGGTAAAGCTTCAGCAAGCAATGATGAAAGAGATCAAACATTGAATGCTCTCCTTACGGAGATGTCAGGTTTTAATGATAACGAGGGAATAGTGGTAATTGCTGCAACTAACCGTATTGATACACTTGACCCTGCATTACTTAGACCTGGTAGATTCGATAGACAGATTGAGATAGGGTTGCCAGACTATAATGCTAGAAGAGCTATAATATCTTTACATGCCAAGAATAAGCCAATTCATGATACAGTAGATATTGATAGTATAGCTAAGGATACAGTATATTTTAGTGGTGCCATGTTAGAAAATCTCATGAATGAGGCTGCTATAATTACAGCAAACAGTAATGAAAAAGCTATAAGAAAACAACATATAGACAAAGCTTTCTATACAGTTATAGCTGGTGCAGAGAAAAAGGATAGAAGTAATATTACTGATAAAGACAGACAGATAACTGCATATCATGAAGCAGGACATGCACTCATGACAAAGTTATTATTACCAGATAACATTATATCAAAAGTTACTATAATACCAAGTACCAGAGGTGCTGGTGGATTCAGTATGAGTATACCAAAAGATAAGATGTATCAGAGTAAAAAAGAAATTATTAGTAATATAAAAGTTTTGCTTGCAGGTAGAGTTGCTGAAGAAATCATTTTCGGAGAAGATGGTGTAACAACTGGTGCAAGTAACGATATTGAAAAAGCATCCAATCTTATAAAAGACTATATTGTAAAATATGGTATGGATGACAAGTTCGGATTATTCAATTTTGAATCAGCGAATGTTAATGATACAGCAATAATAGATCAATGTAGAGAAGAAATCAAAAAAGCGTATATAAGTGCAAAAGATACATTAGAAAAAAACAAAGAATATCTTAGTAGAATTGCAAGTATGCTTATTGAAAAAGAAACTATTGATAATAATGATATAGACGAGATTTGTGCATAG